The segment CCCCTGCTGCGCGGGGAGATCCGCAGCGCCTTCTGCATGACCGAGCCTGCGGTCGCGTCCTCCGACGCGACCAACATGGCCGCCACCGCGGAGGTCGACGGCGACGAGATCGTCATCAACGGCCGCAAGTGGTGGTCCACCGGGGTCGGCAACCCCGACTGCAAGGTGCTCGTCTTCATGGGTCTCTCCGACCCCGAGGCCGACCGGCACTCGCGCCACACCATGGTCCTCGTGCCGCGCGACGCGGCGGGCGTGAAGGTCGAGCGGATGCTCACCACGATGGGCTACTACGACGAGCCGCTGGGCCACGGCGAGGTCTCCTTCGACAACGTGCGGGTGCCCGCGTCCAACGTCCTGCTCGGCCCGGGCCGCGCCTTCGAGATCGCCCAGGGGCGGCTCGGCCCCGGCCGGGTCCACCACTGCATGCGCGCCATCGGTCTCGCCGAGCGCGCCCTCGAGCTGGCGTGCGCCCGCGCGGTGTCGCGCACCGCGTTCGGCAAGCCGATCGCCAACCTCGGCGGCAACCGCGAGCGGATCGCCGACGCCCGCATCGCGATCAACCGCTCCCGGTTGCTGGTCATGCACGCCGCCTGGCTCCTCGACCAGGGGATGAGCCGCGAGGCCTACTCCGCGGTCAGCGAGATCAAGGTGGAGGTGCCCAACATGGCCCTCGACGTCATCGACATGGCGATCCAGCTGCACGGCGGCGGCGGGCTCAGCGACGACTTCCCGCTGGCGTCCGCCTGGGTCGGCGCCCGGTCGCTGCGCCTGGCCGACGGCCCCGACGAGGTGCACCGCAACGTCATCGCCAAGATCGAGCTCGGGAAGCACGCCTCATGAACAACACCCCACGACCTTCTTCTCCCCCGCTGCGCTCCTCCGAACAACGCCGCGGGGACCCCGAAAGAGCCCGCGTGCTGGTCACCGGCGCCGCGTCCGGCCTGGGCGCCGCGCTGGTCGCAGCGTTCCGCTCGCGCGGCGACGAGGTGCTCGCCACCGACCGCGTCGACGTGTCGTCCGTCGAGGGTGGCATCGACCTCGTCCTCGACATCACCTCCGACGACGACTGGGCGACGGCGGTCGACACCGTCCGCGAGCGCTGGGGCGGTCTCGACGTGCTCGTCAACAACGCCGGCGTCGCCGGCGGCGGCCGCGTCGACCGCTGCACGCTCGAGGAGTGGCAGTGGATCACCGACATCAACCTGTTCGGGCTGGTCCGCGGCACGAAGGCGTTCGTCCCGATGCTCAAGGAGCAGCGCGCCGGTCACCTGGTCAACGTCGCCTCGCTCGCCGGTCTCGTCCACCCGGGCGGGATGGGCTCCTACAACGCCGTGAAGGCCGCGGTCGTGGCGTTCACCGAGACCTGCGGCCACGAGCTGGCGTCGTACGGCATCCGGGCGAGCGTGGTCTGCCCCTCCTACTTCCGCACCAACCTGATGGACTCGATGCAGGGCAGCGACGAGGCGGTGGGCCGCGTGGTCAGCGGGCTCGTCGAGCGCTCGCAGGTCACGGCCGACGACATCGCCGCGGCCGTGCTGGCCGGCATGGACGCCGGTGAGGACGTCATCGTCCCCGACGAGGCGGCGCGCCAGGCCTACTTCCTCAAGTGGGCCGACCGACCGGCGTACGACGCCGTGATGCGCGACCAGGCGGCGAAGCTCGACGCGGGGGCCGAGGCGTGACCGCCGTCCCGGGCGCGCGCGCGGTGCGCGAGGAGGACGCGTTCGACGTCGCACGGGTTGCGGCGTGGCTCCGCTCCCACGCCTCCACCCCCGACGGGCTCGACGGCGAGCCCGAGGTCCGGCAGTTCACCGGTGGCGCCTCCAACCTCACCTACCTGCTGCGCTACCCCTCCGGTCGCGACCTCATCGTGCGGCGCGCGCCGGCCGGCACGAAGGCGCGGGGTGCGCACGACATGCACCGCGAGTACGTCATCCAGTCGGCGCTCGCGCCCGTCTTCGACCACGTCGCGTCAATGGTCGCCTTCTGCGACGACGCCGAGGTCATCGGCGGCGACTTCTACGCCATGGACCGCATCCCCGGCGTGATCCCCCGCAGCGAGTGGCCCGCCGACGTGCCGCTGTCGGCCGAGCAGGCGCGCGAGCTGTGCCTGCATGCAGTCGACGTGCTGGCCGAGCTGCACGGCATCGATCCGGCGGCCGCCGGGCTCGCCGACCTCGGCAAGGGGCACGGCTACGTCCGGCGCCAGGTCGACGGCTGGTCGACCCGCTACCGCAACGCCCGGACCGAGGACGTTCCCGCCCTCGAGTCGGTGATGGCATGGCTCGACGCGCACCAGCCCGACGACGTGGCCACCTGCGTGATCCACAACGACTTCAAGCTCGACAACCTCGTCGTCGCCGAGGACGACGTGACCCGGGTCGTGGGGGTGCTCGACTGGGAGATGGCGACCCTCGGCGACCCGCTGATGGACCTCGCCGGCTCGATGGCCTACTGGGTGCAGGCCGACGACACCGAGGAGTTCCAGATGATGCGGCGGGTGCCGACGCACCTGCCCGGCATGCTGACCCGCGACGAGTTCGTGGCGGCGTACGCCGAGCGCACCGGCCGGTCGGTCACGCCCGAGCAGTGGCGGTTCTACGAGGTGTTCGGGCTGTTCCGGATGGCCGTGATCGCCCAGCAGATCTACTACCGGTACTTCCACAGCCAGACGACCAACGAGATGTACGCCCTCTTCGGGCCGGCCGTGCAGATCATCGGCCGTCGGCTCGACGGGCTTGCCACGTGAGTCGCATCCTGCTGGCGCGGCACGGACAGGCCTCGTTCGGCGCCGCCGACTACGACGACCTCTCCCCCACCGGCCAGGAGCAGTCGCGGGTGCTGGGCGCAGCGCTGGCGGCTCGCGGAGTCGTGCCCGACCTGCTGGTCGCCGGCGAGATGCGACGGCACGCCCAGACCGCAGCCGGAGTCCTCGCCGGCGCCGGCTGGGCGAGGGACGTCGAGGTCGACGCCGGCTGGAACGAGTTCGACCACCTGCAGGTGCTCGCCGTCCACGACCAGCCCACGACGGCGGAGGGCGAGTCGGAGAAGGCCGCCTTCCAGCGGTGGTTCGAGGAGGCGACGCAGCGCTGGACGTCAGGCGAGCACGACGAGTCGTACGACGAGTCCTTCGCCGCCTTCACCACCCGCGTCGGCGCTGCGCTCTCGCGGCTCGCGGACGCGCTGCCCCGCAGCGGCACGGCCGTGGTGCTCACCAGCGGCGGGCCCGTGGCCTGGGCCGCCGCGTCGCTGCTCGCCGACACCGACTGCGCCCGCACCGACCTGTGGCTCCGGCTCAACCCGGTGTCGATCAACACCGGCACCTCGACGATCGTGCGCGGCTCCCGGGGCACCACGCTGGTCACTTTCAACGCGGCCGACCACCTCTCCCCCGACCTGATCACCTACCGCTAGGACTCCCCATGTCGACGACCCTCATCACCGGCGCCAGCAGCGGGCTCGGGGCCGAGATGGCCCGCCAGCTCGCCGCGCGGGGCCACGACCTCGCCCTCTGCGCGCGTCGCACGGACCGCCTCTCCGAGCTCGCCGCCGAGATCACCACCGCCCACCCTGACCGCCGCGTCGTCGTCAAGGCGCTCGACGTCACCGACAACGACGCCGTCTTCCGGGTGTTCGACGAGTTCCGCGACGAGCTCGGTGGCCTCGACCGCGTCGTCGTCAACGCCGGGCTCGGCAAGGGTCAGCCGCTCGGCACCGGGCGCTTCGACGCCAACAAGCAGACCGCCGAGACCAACTTCATCGGGGCGCTCGCCCAGACCGAGGCGGCCGCCGCGATCTTCCGCGCGCAGGGCTCGGGGCACCTGGTGATGGTCTCGTCGTTCTCCGCGCTCCGCGGCATGCCGAGGAACATCACGACGTACGCCGCGACCAAGGCCGCGGTCGCCCACCTCGCCGAGGGATTCCGCGCCGACGTCCACGGCACGCCGATCAAGGTGACCGTGCTCTACCCCGGCTACATCGTCTCGGAGATGTCCGGGACGTCTGCGAGGACGCCCCTCATGGCGTCGACCGAGAAGGGCGTGCGCGCCATGGTCGAGGCCATCGAGAAGCAGAAGAAGTCGGCCGTGGTCCCCGCCTGGCCCTGGGTGCCCCTCGGGTTCGTGGTCAAGCGGGTGCCGGTCGGGCTGCTGCGCCGGATGGCCTAGCCCCCCGTCGGGACACAGCCCCGTCACCGGCCGTGCGTAGGGTGCAGAGCATGGCCGACAACGTGTTGTGGATCATCACGGACGACCAGATGCGCTCGACGCTGAGGTCGATGGACCGGACGTGGCGACGGCTCGTCCGCAAGGGCGTGCACTTCCCCCGGGGCTACAGCGCGATGCCGCTGTGCGGTCCGGCGCGCGCCTCGATCCTCACCAGTCGATACCCCCACAACCACGGGTGCAGCAGCAACATGACCCACCAGCCGTTCGTGGCCCAGGGACACGACCGGGACACCGTGGCGACGCGGATCCAGGCAGCCGGCTACGACACCGGCTACTTCGGCAAGTACATGAACGGGCTCGCCCAGCAACCGTCGTACGTCGCCCCCGGCTGGGACCGTTGGGTCGCGCTGCTCGACGGCATGATCGACGACCCGCGGGTCAACGTCGACGGCAGCATCCGGAAGGTCGCCTCCCAGCGAGCGTTCGACCGGTTCGCCGCGAAGCGGTTACGGCGCTTCATCCGCCGCCACCAGGACACCGGGCCGTGGTTCGCGGTGTTCGCGCCGACGGCCCCGCACGGCCCGTACACACCGAGCCAGGAGCACGCCGACGACTTCGACGGGGTGTCCTGGGCCCCACCGGCGTCCAACGAGGCCGACATGAGCGACAAGCCGACGTGGTTGCAGGACCTCCCCCCGCAGGACCGTGAACGCATGCGGAAGATCTACGAGGGCAAGCTCGAGGAGCTGCAGGACGTCGACGACCAGATCGCGAGCGTGCTGGACGTCCTGAAGCGCAGCGGCCAGCTGCGGCGGACCTGGATCTTCTTCGTCTCCGACAACGGCTACCTGCTCGGCGAGCACCGGCTGCTCCACAAGTCGCAGCCCTACGAGGAGGCGGCGGGCATCCCGTTCGCCGTCCGCGGTCCAGGCGTGGAGCCGCGCACCGTGGACGCACTGGTCTCACAGGTCGACCTGATGCCCACCACCCTCGACGTGGCCGGCCTCGACCCCGACGCGGGCCGCGACCTCGACGGCCGCTCGATGCTCGAGCCGCTCAGGTCCGGCGACTGGTCCGGCTGGCGACGACGGTTGCTGGTCGAGAACACGAACCTCGACTGGTCGATGCTCCGCGAGGGCTCGACCGCCTACATCGAGCACCACGACTCCGCGGAGTGGGAGCTCTACGACCTGGACCGCGACCCCCACCAGCTCACGAGCCTGCGCGACGCCGACGTCGTCGAGCTGGCGCGGACGACGGGGCAGCTCTTCGGCTCGCAGGGCCGAGCCCTGCGGGCGCTCGAGCAGTAGCCGGCTTCGTCCCGGAGTCAGCCGTAGAGGAAGGACCCTCCCCTGCGGCATGATCGGCCCGTGGTCGTACTCGTGCCGCGACAGATCCGGATGACCGGGATGACAGGAAGCGTGCCCTACTACGGGGGCCGCTTCACCCCGGCGCAGGCGTACGCCGCGGCGCACCCGCCGCGTCCGCCGGTCCCGCCTCCAGCCGTGCAGCCGCCGGCCCGGCCCACCCGGGACCCGGTCGAGGCGTTGCAGCACCTGCTCGACACCGGTGTGCTGACGCAGGAGGAGTTCGACGAGCTGCGGCAGCGGGTCGAGCGGTGACCGGGCCGGTCCAGGTCCTGGTGATCGGGTTCGAGGCGCCGTCGTTCTCGGGCGAGGTGCTGGCCGAGCTCGCCGGGCTCCGCGAGCGCGGTGTCGTGCGGTTGGTCGACGTCCTGCTTGTCGAGCGTGGCGACGACGGGACCTTCGAGGTCCTCGACCCGCCCGCTGGCAGCGATCCGGACCTGGGGCGGATCGCGGCAGAGGTCCTCGGCGGAGGTGGGGAGTCCGATGGGGACATCTCGCTCGACGAGGCCTGGTCGTTGGCAGACGCGGTCCCCCCGGGTGGTGTTGCCGCCGTGGCACTCCTCGAGCACCTCTGGGCCGAACCTCTTGTCGCGGCGATCGGGCGAGCCGGCGGCCGTCCGCTCGGCGAGCTGTGGCTCCCGGCAGGTGAGGTGCCCGACTCGACGGTCGGCTGACAGGATGCCCGGATGCGCGCCATGGTCGTCGATGCGGTCCGGGGACGACCCGAGGTCCGCGAGGTCGCCGATCCGACGTGTCCGGCCGGCGGCGTGGTGGTCCGCGTGATGGCCACCGGCTTGTGCCGGAGTGACTGGCACGCGTGGGCGGGACACGACGAGATCGCGTTCCCGCACGTGCCGGGTCACGAGCTGGCCGGCGTGGTCGTGGAGGTCGGCGCCGGCGTCGGCCGGTGGGCGGTCGGCGACCGCGTGACCGTCCCGTTCGTGTGCGGGTGCGGTCGCTGCGAGTGGTGCCTGGCCGGGAACGCCCAGGTGTGCCCCGACCAGCAGCAGCCGGGCTTCACCCACTGGGGCTCCTTCGCCGAGCACGTCGCCCTGCACGCCGCTGACACCAACCTGATCGGCCTTCCCGAGTCGATCGACTTCG is part of the Nocardioides cavernae genome and harbors:
- a CDS encoding acyl-CoA dehydrogenase family protein, with amino-acid sequence MDFSLSPRAADLRDRVRAFVADEIEPIEVEAHRRITRLRESGGDSWTPDPVIGELQAKARAQGLWNLFLPAAHAGQYAADFGTDGGEGLTNVDYAPVAEAMGRSFLAPLVFNSNAPDTGNMEVLLKYGSDEQRAQWLEPLLRGEIRSAFCMTEPAVASSDATNMAATAEVDGDEIVINGRKWWSTGVGNPDCKVLVFMGLSDPEADRHSRHTMVLVPRDAAGVKVERMLTTMGYYDEPLGHGEVSFDNVRVPASNVLLGPGRAFEIAQGRLGPGRVHHCMRAIGLAERALELACARAVSRTAFGKPIANLGGNRERIADARIAINRSRLLVMHAAWLLDQGMSREAYSAVSEIKVEVPNMALDVIDMAIQLHGGGGLSDDFPLASAWVGARSLRLADGPDEVHRNVIAKIELGKHAS
- a CDS encoding SDR family NAD(P)-dependent oxidoreductase translates to MLVTGAASGLGAALVAAFRSRGDEVLATDRVDVSSVEGGIDLVLDITSDDDWATAVDTVRERWGGLDVLVNNAGVAGGGRVDRCTLEEWQWITDINLFGLVRGTKAFVPMLKEQRAGHLVNVASLAGLVHPGGMGSYNAVKAAVVAFTETCGHELASYGIRASVVCPSYFRTNLMDSMQGSDEAVGRVVSGLVERSQVTADDIAAAVLAGMDAGEDVIVPDEAARQAYFLKWADRPAYDAVMRDQAAKLDAGAEA
- a CDS encoding phosphotransferase family protein; the protein is MTAVPGARAVREEDAFDVARVAAWLRSHASTPDGLDGEPEVRQFTGGASNLTYLLRYPSGRDLIVRRAPAGTKARGAHDMHREYVIQSALAPVFDHVASMVAFCDDAEVIGGDFYAMDRIPGVIPRSEWPADVPLSAEQARELCLHAVDVLAELHGIDPAAAGLADLGKGHGYVRRQVDGWSTRYRNARTEDVPALESVMAWLDAHQPDDVATCVIHNDFKLDNLVVAEDDVTRVVGVLDWEMATLGDPLMDLAGSMAYWVQADDTEEFQMMRRVPTHLPGMLTRDEFVAAYAERTGRSVTPEQWRFYEVFGLFRMAVIAQQIYYRYFHSQTTNEMYALFGPAVQIIGRRLDGLAT
- a CDS encoding histidine phosphatase family protein, with the translated sequence MSRILLARHGQASFGAADYDDLSPTGQEQSRVLGAALAARGVVPDLLVAGEMRRHAQTAAGVLAGAGWARDVEVDAGWNEFDHLQVLAVHDQPTTAEGESEKAAFQRWFEEATQRWTSGEHDESYDESFAAFTTRVGAALSRLADALPRSGTAVVLTSGGPVAWAAASLLADTDCARTDLWLRLNPVSINTGTSTIVRGSRGTTLVTFNAADHLSPDLITYR
- a CDS encoding SDR family oxidoreductase; the encoded protein is MSTTLITGASSGLGAEMARQLAARGHDLALCARRTDRLSELAAEITTAHPDRRVVVKALDVTDNDAVFRVFDEFRDELGGLDRVVVNAGLGKGQPLGTGRFDANKQTAETNFIGALAQTEAAAAIFRAQGSGHLVMVSSFSALRGMPRNITTYAATKAAVAHLAEGFRADVHGTPIKVTVLYPGYIVSEMSGTSARTPLMASTEKGVRAMVEAIEKQKKSAVVPAWPWVPLGFVVKRVPVGLLRRMA
- a CDS encoding sulfatase family protein, with translation MADNVLWIITDDQMRSTLRSMDRTWRRLVRKGVHFPRGYSAMPLCGPARASILTSRYPHNHGCSSNMTHQPFVAQGHDRDTVATRIQAAGYDTGYFGKYMNGLAQQPSYVAPGWDRWVALLDGMIDDPRVNVDGSIRKVASQRAFDRFAAKRLRRFIRRHQDTGPWFAVFAPTAPHGPYTPSQEHADDFDGVSWAPPASNEADMSDKPTWLQDLPPQDRERMRKIYEGKLEELQDVDDQIASVLDVLKRSGQLRRTWIFFVSDNGYLLGEHRLLHKSQPYEEAAGIPFAVRGPGVEPRTVDALVSQVDLMPTTLDVAGLDPDAGRDLDGRSMLEPLRSGDWSGWRRRLLVENTNLDWSMLREGSTAYIEHHDSAEWELYDLDRDPHQLTSLRDADVVELARTTGQLFGSQGRALRALEQ
- a CDS encoding SHOCT domain-containing protein translates to MVVLVPRQIRMTGMTGSVPYYGGRFTPAQAYAAAHPPRPPVPPPAVQPPARPTRDPVEALQHLLDTGVLTQEEFDELRQRVER
- a CDS encoding DUF6325 family protein, whose translation is MTGPVQVLVIGFEAPSFSGEVLAELAGLRERGVVRLVDVLLVERGDDGTFEVLDPPAGSDPDLGRIAAEVLGGGGESDGDISLDEAWSLADAVPPGGVAAVALLEHLWAEPLVAAIGRAGGRPLGELWLPAGEVPDSTVG